One part of the Anopheles merus strain MAF chromosome 3L, AmerM5.1, whole genome shotgun sequence genome encodes these proteins:
- the LOC121599055 gene encoding oxidative stress-induced growth inhibitor 2-like: MKDLYSKGNLLLHKDTIYKDVVIIGNGPSGISLSYMLAGHWPYWSPEKAQKHPDELLRARLNYYDAQKSLVEHDLFSLADGLEGRSTNPVSLLLDSLQHPCADLGMDLPPMVEYRHHPEKEIDHLVLGRGPPGGSWHRMDPNLRTLSLAAWMSLPGLPFADWESRHPPVAAADGDEPVTSEPVPSVCARCNSELTKRAKRTGQKVALSSSSKCSKCHRSGTDGNNNTSGAGNNGMTRQQQHGDGGNVVAMLDERTGKVNVQLLCPPRRNLSLKRQVSKEVETRALISRVAQYYASYVAEMGLERYFMNETIVTTVVPLDGKCETVLPERFRHGRWIVAGFNRMTNKRFAIVCQNLVLANGASDLANRLGVKGEGLEMPWVKYELPHLERALEQYDEPGRSQLKPVLIVGAGLSAADAVTICRSSGIPVVHVYRNRTAGLDKMLPGNVYPEYHEVHKMMKDANRKHDLYTPLPEHTLVDLAGAGRVTVQHLKTGERRVLDVSYCAILIGSRPDLRFIATLTKPAAGGDGNASPDSETEDDQVAPDRCFGRPPVQPLTMWTFTEQLLTSCLGRKLYWLKHMCAKCKHINLTDKPRHHQHHKQQQQHYNAPALSAGGGHCQLGASNLSAASGLGLGEDPTKPIDCKNNPIEVDKYTNAVLRTALPGLYAMGPLVGDNFVRFIPGGALCITAALHKHTEND; this comes from the exons atgAAGGATCTCTACAGCAAGGGAAATCTACTACTGCACAAGGACACCATCTACAAGGATGTGGTCATTATCG GCAATGGGCCGAGCGGTATATCACTGTCGTACATGCTGGCGGGCCACTGGCCCTACTGGTCGCCGGAGAAGGCCCAGAAGCATCCGGACGAGCTGCTGCGGGCACGGCTGAACTACTACGACGCACAGAAGAGCCTGGTCGAGCACGATCTGTTCAGCCTGGCCGACGGGCTGGAGGGACGGAGCACCAATCCCGTCTCGCTGCTG CTGGACAGTTTGCAGCATCCGTGTGCCGATTTGGGCATGGATCTGCCCCCGATGGTCGAGTACCGGCACCATCCGGAGAAGGAG ATTGACCATCTTGTGCTAGGACGCGGACCGCCGGGCGGCTCCTGGCATCGGATGGATCCGAACCTGCGCACCCTGTCGCTGGCCGCCTGGATGTCACTGCCCGGCTTACCGTTCGCGGACTGGGAATCGCGCCATCCACCGGTGGCAGCGGCTGACGGTGACGAACCCGTAACGTCCGAACCGGTGCCGTCGGTTTGCGCCCGCTGCAACAGCGAGCTGACGAAGCGTGCCAAACGCACCGGACAGAAAGTGGCcttaagcagcagcagcaagtgtaGCAAATGTCATCGCAGCGGCACGGACGGTAACAACAACACGAGCGGGGCAGGAAATAATGGCATGacgcggcagcagcagcacggtgaCGGTGGGAACGTGGTGGCAATGCTGGACGAGCGCACCGGCAAGGTGAACGTCCAGCTGCTTTGCCCCCCGCGCCGCAACCTTTCGCTCAAGCGGCAGGTGTCGAAGGAGGTGGAAACGCGCGCACTGATTTCGCGCGTCGCCCAGTACTACGCGAGCTACGTCGCGGAGATGGGGCTGGAGCGGTACTTCATGAACGAAACGATCGTGACGACGGTGGTGCCGCTGGACGGGAAGTGCGAGACGGTGCTGCCGGAGCGTTTCCGCCACGGCCGGTGGATCGTAGCGGG ATTCAACCGAATGACGAACAAACGGTTCGCGATCGTGTGCCAAAACCTCGTCCTGGCAAACGGTGCCTCCGATCTGGCGAACCGGCTCGGCGTGAAGGGCGAGGGGCTGGAGATGCCGTGGGTGAAGTACGAGCTGCCCCATCTCGAGCGGGCGCTGGAGCAGTACGACGAGCCGGGCCGCTCCCAGCTCAAGCCGGTGCTGATCGTGGGGGCGGGGCTGAGTGCGGCCGACGCCGTCACGATCTGCCGCTCGTCCGGCATCCCGGTGGTGCACGTGTACCGCAACCGGACGGCCGGGCTGGACAAGATGCTGCCGGGCAACGTGTACCCGGAGTACCACGAGGTGCACAAGATGATGAAGGACGCGAACCGCAAGCACGACCTGTACACCCCGCTGCCCGAGCACACGCTAGTGGATCTGGCGGGGGCCGGCCGCGTCACCGTCCAGCACCTGAAGACGGGCGAGCGGCGCGTGCTGGACGTGTCGTACTGTGCGATACTGATCGGGTCCCGGCCCGACCTTCGCTTCATCGCCACGCTGACGAAGCCGGCGGCGGGCGGGGACGGCAACGCCAGTCCCGACTCGGAAACGGAGGACGACCAGGTGGCTCCGGACCGGTGCTTCGGCCGGCCCCCGGTCCAGCCGCTCACGATGTGGACGTTTACCGAGCAGCTGCTGACCTCCTGCCTCGGCCGGAAGCTGTACTGGCTGAAGCACATGTGTGCCAAATGCAAACACATCAACCTCACCGATAAACCGCGCCACCACCAACatcacaagcagcagcagcagcactacaaCGCACCGGCGCTCAGTGCGGGCGGCGGTCACTGTCAGCTGGGGGCGTCCAATCTAAGCGCCGCCTCGGGGCTGGGCCTCGGCGAAGATCCGACCAAACCGATCGACTGCAAAAACAATCCAATCGAGGTGGATAAGTACACGAACGCGGTACTGCGCACGGCCCTTCCCGGCCTGTACGCGATGGGACCGCTGGTGGGCGACAACTTTGTGCGCTTCATACCCGGCGGTGCGCTCTGCATTACCGCCGCCCTGCACAAGCACACGGAAAACGATTGA